A stretch of the Polluticoccus soli genome encodes the following:
- a CDS encoding acyltransferase family protein, whose product MTSGNASTPGSPAARRHFHTFDALRFFAFLKVFLLHVPIIAFPWFNYVRAGGGIGVQFFFVLSGFLITYIICEEKARTGQLNLKNFFVRRILRIWPLYYLMVAVAYITPYILEHFLHLPSSGEGYRPNIWVSVLFLENYKMMATGQHANVSPLSVMWTLCIEEHFYIVWGLLLYYLNLKDLPKLIVACLLAGLVCRMVYVANNIPTSDLFTNIDLFAYGAIPAYLLIAKGEQVDVAINKIPYWAKLMFIVSLLLTILVCSQYKTDKDYVAITSLLGLLFSLLIMLILPENNRLKIGDKNVLSRAGVYTYGLYLYHTLVINLLKQVYSKQNISLDNAASAIAFFVLALTATLLCSVLSYYLFEKPFLRLKKYFR is encoded by the coding sequence ATGACTTCCGGGAATGCATCTACTCCAGGTTCACCAGCTGCTCGACGTCATTTTCATACGTTCGATGCACTCCGCTTTTTCGCGTTCCTGAAAGTGTTCCTGTTACATGTCCCGATCATTGCATTTCCCTGGTTTAATTACGTAAGGGCAGGTGGCGGCATTGGTGTACAATTCTTCTTTGTACTGAGTGGTTTTCTTATTACCTACATCATTTGCGAAGAAAAGGCGCGTACGGGGCAGCTAAACCTAAAAAACTTTTTCGTTCGCCGGATATTGAGGATATGGCCGCTGTATTACCTGATGGTAGCGGTGGCGTATATTACTCCTTATATTCTAGAGCATTTTCTGCACCTTCCGTCATCTGGTGAGGGGTACAGGCCTAATATCTGGGTATCTGTTTTGTTCCTGGAGAACTACAAAATGATGGCTACAGGTCAGCATGCTAATGTTTCGCCTCTGTCTGTCATGTGGACCCTGTGTATAGAAGAGCATTTTTATATTGTTTGGGGGCTGCTCTTGTATTATTTGAATCTCAAAGACTTGCCAAAGCTTATTGTCGCATGTCTTTTAGCAGGGCTGGTCTGCAGAATGGTGTATGTCGCAAATAATATTCCTACCAGCGATCTGTTTACTAATATTGATCTCTTTGCCTATGGAGCGATTCCGGCTTATCTGCTTATTGCTAAAGGTGAGCAAGTAGACGTTGCGATCAATAAGATCCCTTATTGGGCGAAGCTAATGTTTATTGTAAGCCTTCTCCTGACGATCCTGGTTTGCTCGCAATACAAAACCGACAAAGATTATGTAGCCATCACAAGCCTCCTGGGGCTACTATTTAGTTTGCTAATAATGTTGATACTGCCTGAGAATAACAGGCTTAAAATTGGAGATAAGAATGTGTTGAGCAGGGCAGGGGTGTATACTTATGGGCTATATCTCTATCACACCCTTGTGATAAATTTGCTGAAGCAGGTATACAGCAAGCAGAATATTTCGCTAGATAACGCTGCATCTGCCATTGCGTTCTTTGTTCTGGCCCTAACGGCCACGTTGTTGTGCAGTGTACTGTCGTACTATTTGTTTGAAAAACCGTTTCTCAGGCTGAAGAAGTATTTCCGCTAG
- a CDS encoding sigma-70 family RNA polymerase sigma factor, with protein MSKAMLLYAHHTDAELIDKVKMGHKACFEVLVRRHSQALYRIGRMFGLVGGQVEQLVSETHLSAFRNISKMRNRSLYRIWLTTAMMHKCRATVRTQTDNVLYVSDPSMLATRSACHYTERFNSSLMVTSRLEKQLDKLPVSSRIVFILHKIEGYSIRETAKLLNTSEQKIVAAIESAKASLRSLARNWHYHADVYTIDDYTRNSIVSEVMAKIDARLLAAPVLAPRA; from the coding sequence ATGTCGAAAGCAATGTTGTTATATGCGCATCATACTGATGCTGAATTGATCGATAAGGTGAAGATGGGGCATAAGGCTTGCTTTGAAGTGCTCGTGCGTCGTCATAGCCAGGCTTTATACAGGATCGGCCGGATGTTTGGATTGGTTGGCGGCCAGGTCGAACAATTGGTTAGCGAAACACATTTGAGTGCTTTTCGGAATATAAGCAAGATGCGTAATAGGTCATTGTACCGAATCTGGTTGACCACGGCTATGATGCACAAGTGCAGGGCGACTGTGCGTACACAAACAGACAACGTCTTGTACGTCTCAGATCCTTCGATGTTGGCTACCCGAAGCGCCTGTCATTATACCGAGCGGTTTAACAGTAGTTTGATGGTGACGAGCCGGCTTGAAAAGCAATTGGACAAGTTGCCGGTTAGCAGTCGTATCGTTTTTATCCTGCACAAAATAGAAGGATATTCTATTCGCGAAACAGCTAAGCTGTTAAATACTTCTGAACAGAAGATAGTTGCAGCTATCGAAAGCGCAAAAGCGAGCCTGCGTTCTCTGGCGCGCAACTGGCATTACCATGCCGACGTATATACTATCGACGATTACACAAGGAATAGCATAGTCAGTGAAGTCATGGCCAAAATAGACGCTCGTCTTTTGGCCGCACCGGTGTTAGCACCACGTGCCTGA
- a CDS encoding MauE/DoxX family redox-associated membrane protein, with protein sequence MKILKQTALVLLSIALGATFLYSAWTKLYNYPALEKFEWTIVQFAGLSWRVAELSARFFGGLEIALGSLLIFNSFGRKKWVPKLAIALLLIFSAYLVFLWVTVGNNINCGCFGDEILMSPSASLLKNVALIALLLVIAKFHQGLRFNWLRFVNPLIFLILCALPFIFYPIPESKPQWLQKDSFELNLAPLYDTTLSKPVAPVQLKQGKHVIAFLSLSCPHCRMAAKKMHIMKLRNPSLPFYFVVAGKDQYMEPFWKETEASNVPYTKLDGDAFTNMIGYSWPVIYWINTGKVEAQTKYIELDQHEIEKWLVK encoded by the coding sequence ATGAAGATACTCAAGCAAACAGCTTTGGTTTTACTATCCATTGCTTTAGGTGCTACTTTTCTATATTCAGCATGGACAAAGCTCTATAACTACCCTGCCCTGGAGAAATTTGAATGGACTATCGTACAGTTTGCTGGTTTGTCATGGCGCGTGGCAGAACTGTCTGCAAGGTTTTTCGGAGGACTTGAAATAGCACTCGGCAGCTTACTCATATTCAACTCTTTCGGCAGAAAAAAATGGGTGCCGAAACTAGCAATTGCCTTGCTACTAATATTTTCTGCCTACCTCGTTTTCCTATGGGTAACGGTCGGAAATAACATCAACTGTGGATGCTTTGGAGACGAGATATTGATGAGTCCGTCAGCATCACTACTAAAGAATGTAGCACTAATTGCGTTGCTGCTCGTAATTGCCAAATTCCATCAAGGACTGAGATTCAATTGGTTGCGATTTGTCAACCCGCTTATCTTTTTGATCCTTTGTGCGCTTCCGTTCATTTTTTACCCGATACCCGAAAGCAAGCCCCAGTGGCTGCAGAAAGATAGCTTCGAGCTGAACCTGGCGCCGCTATACGATACTACGCTCAGCAAACCTGTAGCTCCGGTACAATTAAAACAGGGCAAACACGTCATTGCGTTTTTGAGCCTCAGCTGCCCGCACTGCCGAATGGCAGCTAAAAAAATGCACATTATGAAGCTTCGCAACCCATCGTTACCATTCTATTTCGTAGTGGCGGGGAAGGATCAATACATGGAACCGTTCTGGAAGGAAACTGAAGCGTCAAATGTACCTTACACCAAGCTAGATGGCGATGCTTTTACCAATATGATCGGATACAGCTGGCCTGTTATATATTGGATTAATACCGGCAAGGTTGAAGCACAGACAAAATACATCGAATTAGACCAGCACGAAATAGAAAAATGGCTGGTAAAATAG
- the rpoB gene encoding DNA-directed RNA polymerase subunit beta: MAIPQKRTGTGRINFAKIHDVAETPDLLGIQLQSFKDFFQLETTPDKRNNEGLFRVFKENFPITDTRNIFVLEFLDYFIDPPRYTIDECMERGLTYSVPLKAKLRLSCNDEEHVDFETIVQDVFLGNIPYMTPRGTFVINGAERVVVSQLHRSPGVFFGQSVHPNGTKIYSARVIPFKGAWMEFATDINNVMYAYIDRKKKFPVTTLLRAIGYETDKDILELFGMADEVKTDKKSLAPHIGRRLAARVLRSWTEDFVDEDTGEVVTIERNEVVLDRDNVLDEDNANMIQEMGIPTIFLQKEEVSGDFSIIYNTLNKDTSNSELEAVQHIYRQLRGSDAPDDETARGIIEKLFFSDKRYDLGEVGRYKINRKLGLDINLDTKVLSKQDIISIIKYLVRLTNGKAEIDDIDHLSNRRVRTVGEQLFAQFGVGLARMARTIRERMNVRDNEVFTPIDLINARTLSSVINSFFGTSQLSQFLDQTNPLSEITHKRRISALGPGGLSRERAGFEVRDVHYSHYGRLCTIETPEGPNIGLISTLCVHAKINDMGFIETPYRKVKDGKVDLKTHYFMSAEEEDLAKIAQANIPLDEKGNFVEEKVKSRQTGDFPILDREEVEYMDVAPNQIVGLSASLIPFLEHDDANRALMGSNMQRQAVPLIRAQVPIVGTGLEGKAARDARIQIHAEGNGVVEYVDANEIHVRYDRNDKDRLVSFEDDLKIYTLTKYKKTNQSTSITLRPCVNRGAKVKEGDFLTEGYATQDGELALGRNLKVAFMPWKGYNFEDAIVINEKVARDDWFTSVHIDEYELEVRDTKLGEEELTPDIPNVSEEATKDLDENGIIRIGAHVGEGDILIGKITPKGETDPTPEEKLLRAIFGDKAGDAKDASLKAPSGTEGIVISKQLFQRAKKDKNSKVREKAALEKIEKTHEKNLQDLQELLNDKLMTLLKDKSSAGITNNFGELVLAKGGKFNSKTLSAIDYQNVNPLGWTGDQATDDLINQLLHNYNIKYNEELGRYKREKFNLSIGDELPAGVLKLAKVYLASKRKLKVGDKMAGRHGNKGIVAKIVREEDMPFLEDGTPVDIVLNPLGVPSRMNLGQIYETILGWAGEKLGVKFATPIFDGASVDEIAGLIDQAGIPDYGHTFLYDGETGERFHQKATVGIIYMIKLHHMVDDKMHARSIGPYSLITQQPLGGKAQFGGQRFGEMEVWALEAYGAANILQELLTLKSDDIMGRAKTYEAIVKGDNVPKPGIPESFNVLVNELRGLGLELKFE, translated from the coding sequence ATGGCTATACCACAAAAACGAACCGGCACAGGTCGTATCAATTTCGCTAAGATCCACGATGTAGCGGAAACACCTGACCTGCTGGGCATTCAGCTTCAATCGTTTAAAGATTTCTTCCAGTTGGAAACTACGCCTGATAAGCGTAACAACGAAGGACTCTTCCGGGTGTTCAAGGAAAACTTTCCTATCACTGACACGAGGAACATCTTCGTACTGGAATTTCTGGATTACTTCATCGATCCGCCACGCTACACTATTGACGAGTGTATGGAGCGTGGCCTTACTTATTCGGTACCTCTGAAGGCAAAACTTCGCCTTAGCTGTAACGATGAAGAACACGTAGACTTCGAAACAATTGTTCAGGATGTGTTCCTGGGCAATATCCCATACATGACCCCACGCGGTACCTTCGTTATCAATGGTGCTGAGCGTGTGGTTGTTTCTCAGCTGCACCGTTCACCAGGCGTATTCTTTGGTCAAAGCGTTCACCCGAACGGTACCAAGATCTACAGCGCCCGCGTAATTCCTTTCAAAGGAGCGTGGATGGAGTTTGCTACCGACATCAACAACGTGATGTATGCTTACATCGACCGTAAGAAGAAGTTCCCGGTAACTACACTGCTTCGTGCCATCGGTTACGAAACGGATAAGGATATCCTGGAACTGTTCGGTATGGCCGATGAGGTAAAAACCGATAAAAAATCACTGGCTCCGCACATCGGTCGCCGCCTGGCTGCCCGCGTACTGCGCAGCTGGACAGAAGACTTCGTAGATGAAGATACCGGTGAGGTGGTAACTATCGAGCGTAACGAGGTGGTACTTGACCGCGATAACGTACTCGATGAGGACAACGCAAACATGATCCAGGAAATGGGTATCCCAACCATCTTCCTGCAGAAAGAAGAGGTGAGTGGTGACTTCTCGATCATCTACAACACACTGAATAAAGATACTTCTAACTCAGAGCTCGAAGCGGTTCAGCACATCTACCGTCAGCTGCGTGGTTCTGATGCTCCGGATGATGAAACAGCACGTGGCATCATCGAAAAGCTGTTCTTCAGCGACAAGCGTTATGACCTGGGTGAAGTAGGCCGTTATAAGATCAACCGTAAGCTAGGTCTTGATATCAACCTTGATACCAAAGTACTGAGCAAACAAGATATCATTTCCATCATTAAATACCTGGTACGTCTTACCAACGGTAAAGCGGAGATCGACGATATCGATCACCTGAGCAACCGTCGTGTACGTACTGTGGGTGAGCAACTGTTCGCACAGTTCGGCGTGGGTCTGGCACGTATGGCGCGCACCATCCGCGAGCGTATGAACGTTCGTGACAACGAGGTGTTCACGCCGATCGACCTGATCAACGCTCGTACACTGTCTTCAGTTATCAACTCATTCTTCGGTACTTCGCAACTGTCGCAGTTCCTCGATCAAACCAACCCGCTGTCTGAGATCACGCACAAACGTCGTATCTCTGCCCTCGGTCCTGGTGGTCTGAGCCGTGAGCGCGCAGGCTTCGAGGTTCGTGACGTTCACTACAGCCACTACGGTCGTCTGTGTACTATCGAAACACCGGAAGGTCCAAACATCGGTCTGATCTCTACGCTGTGCGTGCACGCCAAGATCAACGATATGGGCTTTATCGAAACTCCTTACCGCAAGGTAAAAGACGGTAAAGTAGACCTGAAGACCCACTATTTCATGAGCGCGGAAGAAGAAGACCTGGCGAAGATCGCCCAGGCCAACATCCCGCTGGATGAGAAGGGTAACTTCGTTGAAGAAAAGGTCAAATCACGTCAAACAGGTGACTTCCCCATCCTTGACAGGGAAGAGGTTGAATACATGGATGTCGCGCCAAACCAGATCGTAGGTCTGAGTGCGTCGCTGATTCCGTTCCTTGAGCACGATGATGCCAACCGTGCGCTGATGGGATCGAACATGCAACGCCAGGCAGTACCGCTTATCCGTGCGCAGGTACCTATCGTAGGTACAGGCCTGGAAGGTAAAGCTGCCCGCGATGCAAGGATCCAGATCCACGCTGAAGGTAATGGTGTAGTTGAATACGTAGATGCTAACGAGATCCATGTTCGTTACGACCGTAACGATAAGGATCGCCTGGTTTCTTTCGAAGACGATCTGAAAATTTACACGCTTACAAAATATAAGAAAACCAACCAGAGCACCAGCATCACATTGCGCCCATGTGTAAACAGGGGAGCCAAAGTGAAAGAAGGCGACTTCCTGACCGAAGGTTATGCAACGCAGGATGGTGAACTGGCACTGGGCCGTAACCTGAAAGTGGCCTTCATGCCATGGAAAGGTTACAACTTCGAGGATGCCATCGTTATCAACGAGAAAGTGGCACGCGATGACTGGTTTACTTCAGTACACATCGACGAGTACGAACTGGAAGTACGTGATACTAAACTGGGTGAGGAAGAACTTACTCCAGATATCCCGAACGTATCAGAAGAGGCTACAAAAGACCTCGATGAGAACGGTATCATCCGCATCGGTGCTCACGTAGGTGAAGGCGACATCCTGATCGGTAAGATCACTCCTAAAGGTGAAACTGATCCTACTCCGGAAGAAAAACTGCTCCGCGCTATCTTCGGTGACAAAGCCGGTGATGCAAAAGATGCTTCTCTGAAGGCACCAAGCGGTACTGAAGGTATCGTTATCTCTAAACAGTTGTTCCAACGCGCTAAGAAAGACAAGAACTCTAAGGTGCGTGAGAAAGCTGCCCTCGAGAAAATTGAAAAGACACACGAGAAGAACTTGCAAGATTTGCAGGAGCTGCTCAACGATAAGCTGATGACCCTGTTGAAAGACAAGTCATCTGCAGGTATCACCAACAACTTTGGTGAACTGGTGCTGGCTAAAGGCGGCAAGTTCAATTCGAAAACGCTGAGTGCGATCGATTACCAGAACGTAAATCCGCTGGGCTGGACAGGCGACCAGGCAACTGACGACCTGATCAACCAACTGCTGCACAACTATAACATCAAGTACAACGAAGAACTGGGCCGCTACAAACGCGAGAAGTTCAACCTGAGCATAGGTGACGAGCTTCCTGCAGGCGTTCTGAAACTTGCTAAAGTATACCTTGCCAGCAAGCGTAAACTGAAAGTGGGTGATAAGATGGCCGGTCGCCACGGTAACAAAGGTATCGTTGCCAAGATCGTTCGTGAAGAGGATATGCCGTTCCTGGAAGACGGAACGCCGGTTGATATCGTTCTGAACCCGCTGGGTGTACCATCGCGTATGAACCTGGGTCAGATCTATGAGACTATCCTCGGCTGGGCAGGTGAGAAACTGGGTGTGAAATTCGCTACGCCTATCTTCGACGGTGCTTCGGTTGACGAGATCGCAGGTCTGATCGACCAGGCAGGTATCCCTGACTATGGCCACACGTTCCTGTACGATGGTGAGACCGGTGAGCGTTTCCACCAGAAAGCTACGGTTGGTATCATCTACATGATCAAACTGCACCACATGGTTGACGATAAGATGCACGCGCGTTCTATCGGTCCATACAGCCTCATTACGCAACAGCCTCTGGGTGGTAAAGCTCAGTTCGGTGGTCAGCGTTTTGGTGAGATGGAGGTGTGGGCACTTGAAGCTTATGGTGCTGCCAACATTCTGCAAGAGCTGTTAACGCTGAAATCGGATGATATCATGGGTCGTGCAAAGACTTATGAGGCCATCGTTAAAGGCGACAACGTTCCGAAACCAGGTATTCCAGAGTCGTTTAACGTATTGGTGAACGAGCTGCGCGGTCTCGGTCTGGAACTGAAATTTGAATAG
- the rpoC gene encoding DNA-directed RNA polymerase subunit beta': MAIKKDNRPKAGFNKITISLASPDTILDRSYGEVLKPETINYRTYKPERDGLFCEKIFGPVKDYECYCGKYKRIRYKGIVCDRCGVEVTEKKVRRERMGHIKLVVPIVHIWYFKSLPNKIGYLLGVSSKKLESIVYYERYVVVNAGEAEDLIRQKLNLKDSENTHQQLLTEDEYLEILDAISKDNQYLPDDDANKFIAKMGAEAVHSLLSRIDLDQLSYDLRNAAANETSQQRKQEALKRLSVVEAFRDANTRVENRLEWTVMQYIPVIPPELRPLVPLDGGRFASSDLNDLYRRVIIRNNRLKRLIEIKAPEVILRNEKRMLQEAVDSLFDNSRKSNAVKAEGGRALKSLSDVLKGKQGRFRQNLLGKRVDYSGRSVIVVGPEMKLHECGLPKDMAAELFKPFIIRKLIERGIVKTVKSAKKLVERKESVVWDILENVLKGHPILLNRAPTLHRLSIQAFQPKLIEGKAIQLHPLVCSAFNADFDGDQMAVHVPLSHAAILEAQLLMLASHNILNPQNGTPITLPSQDMVLGLYYISKGKKTMGDDIVKGEGKAFYSTEEVLIAHNEGRVDLHAWIKVKVDVRKEDGSLKNELTETTVGRVIFNQFVPKENGYVNALLTKKSLREIIGAILQNTTIPKTVQFLDDIKTLGFRTAFRGGLSFNVKDLTVPEVKEQLIENAQTEVDEVWDNYNMGLITNNERYNQIIDIWSRVDTRVTETLIREMAADKQGFNSVYMMLDSGARGSKQQVKQLAGLRGLMAKPRRSGSSGSEIIENPILSNFKVGLSVLEYFISTHGARKGLADTALKTADAGYLTRRLVDVAQDVVINDEDCGTLRGIATSALKDNEEIVEPLFDRILGRTSLHDVYDPINDQLIVRAGAEITEQLAQRIDDSGIDTVEIRSVLTCEARRGVCAKCYGKNLATGYMTQKGDAVGIIAAQSIGEPGTQLTLRTFHVGGVAGSSAIESQLVAKFDGTIQFDGLRTTTYKDEEGEDVIVVIGRTGEVRIVDVANDRLLITNNIPYGSHLKVKNGQKVTKGTVICTWDPFNAVIVSEVNGKIKLDNVIEGVTYREEADEQTGHREKVVIETKDKTKIPGIIVEGKEEKMYNLPVGSHIIVGAGDAVYNGQVIVKIPRIMGRSRDITGGLPRVTELFEARNPSNPAIVAEIDGVVAFGNIKRGNREIIVESREGLVKKYLVPLTRHIMVQDGDFVKAGTSLSDGAVTPGDILAIKGPFAVQEYLVNEIQEVYRLQGVKINDKHIEVIVRQMMRKVTIIDPGDTKFLEEDTVDKFDFMVENDWIFDKKVITEGGESDKLHAGQIVTLREIREENSLLRRSDKKLVEYRDANPATSAPLLLGITKASLGTHSWISAASFQETTKVLSQASINGKSDDLMGLKENVITGNLIPAGTGMRDFDDMVVGSKEEFELLMANRDVLQFDEEE; the protein is encoded by the coding sequence ATGGCAATAAAGAAGGATAATCGTCCCAAAGCTGGTTTTAATAAGATCACTATTAGCCTGGCTTCTCCTGACACCATCCTCGATAGGTCTTATGGCGAGGTGTTGAAGCCTGAGACTATCAACTATCGTACGTACAAACCTGAACGTGATGGTTTGTTCTGCGAAAAAATATTTGGTCCCGTTAAGGACTACGAATGCTATTGCGGTAAGTACAAGCGTATCCGTTATAAGGGTATCGTGTGCGACCGTTGTGGTGTTGAAGTAACTGAAAAGAAAGTACGTCGCGAACGCATGGGTCACATCAAACTGGTGGTGCCTATCGTTCATATCTGGTATTTCAAGAGCCTGCCAAACAAAATTGGTTACCTGCTGGGTGTTAGCTCTAAGAAACTGGAAAGCATTGTTTACTACGAGCGCTATGTGGTAGTGAACGCTGGTGAAGCTGAAGACCTGATCCGTCAGAAGCTGAACCTGAAAGATTCTGAAAATACGCATCAGCAACTGCTGACAGAAGACGAGTACCTCGAAATTCTGGATGCGATATCAAAAGACAACCAGTACCTGCCTGACGATGATGCGAACAAATTCATCGCTAAGATGGGTGCTGAAGCAGTACACTCACTGTTGAGCCGCATCGACCTCGATCAGCTGTCTTACGATCTGCGTAATGCTGCCGCAAACGAAACTTCACAACAGCGTAAACAGGAAGCCCTGAAGCGCCTGAGCGTTGTAGAAGCTTTCCGCGATGCGAATACACGTGTTGAGAACCGCCTGGAATGGACTGTAATGCAGTACATCCCGGTTATTCCACCAGAACTGCGTCCGCTCGTTCCGCTGGATGGTGGCCGTTTTGCGTCTTCTGACCTGAACGACCTGTACCGTCGCGTTATCATCCGTAACAACCGTCTGAAACGTCTTATCGAGATCAAAGCTCCTGAAGTGATCCTGCGTAACGAAAAACGCATGCTGCAGGAAGCGGTTGACTCCCTGTTCGATAACAGCCGTAAGTCTAACGCCGTAAAAGCAGAAGGTGGCCGCGCCCTGAAATCACTTTCAGATGTTCTGAAAGGTAAACAAGGTCGTTTCCGTCAAAACCTGCTTGGTAAACGTGTTGACTACTCTGGTCGTTCGGTTATCGTGGTAGGCCCTGAAATGAAACTGCACGAGTGCGGTCTTCCGAAAGATATGGCTGCTGAACTGTTCAAACCGTTCATCATTCGTAAACTGATCGAAAGGGGTATCGTTAAGACGGTAAAGAGCGCGAAAAAGCTTGTTGAGCGTAAAGAATCAGTGGTTTGGGACATCCTTGAAAATGTTCTGAAAGGCCATCCGATCCTCCTCAACCGTGCCCCAACGCTTCACCGTTTGTCAATCCAGGCCTTCCAGCCTAAGCTGATCGAAGGTAAAGCTATACAGCTGCACCCGCTCGTGTGTTCTGCGTTCAACGCCGATTTCGATGGTGACCAGATGGCCGTGCACGTGCCGCTGAGTCACGCCGCGATCCTGGAAGCACAACTCCTGATGCTGGCTTCGCACAACATCCTTAACCCGCAGAACGGTACGCCGATTACCCTGCCTTCTCAGGACATGGTTCTTGGTCTGTACTACATTTCTAAGGGTAAAAAGACCATGGGCGATGACATAGTGAAAGGTGAAGGCAAAGCGTTCTACAGCACTGAAGAGGTGTTGATAGCACACAACGAAGGCCGCGTTGACCTGCATGCATGGATCAAAGTAAAAGTAGACGTTCGTAAAGAAGACGGTTCGCTGAAAAACGAGTTGACTGAAACAACAGTTGGTCGTGTTATCTTCAACCAGTTCGTTCCGAAAGAGAATGGTTATGTGAACGCGCTGCTTACCAAGAAATCACTTCGTGAGATCATCGGTGCGATCCTGCAAAACACTACAATTCCTAAAACAGTACAGTTCCTTGATGATATCAAAACATTAGGTTTCCGTACGGCCTTCCGCGGTGGTCTTTCGTTCAACGTAAAAGATCTTACCGTTCCGGAAGTAAAAGAACAACTGATCGAAAACGCACAGACGGAAGTTGATGAAGTGTGGGACAACTACAATATGGGTCTCATCACCAACAACGAACGTTACAACCAGATCATCGATATCTGGTCGCGTGTAGATACCCGCGTTACTGAAACCCTCATCCGCGAGATGGCGGCTGATAAGCAAGGTTTCAACTCGGTATATATGATGCTTGACTCAGGTGCCCGTGGTTCTAAGCAGCAGGTTAAACAGCTGGCTGGTCTGAGGGGTCTGATGGCAAAACCACGTCGTAGTGGTTCAAGCGGTTCAGAGATCATCGAAAACCCGATCCTCTCGAACTTTAAAGTAGGTCTGAGCGTATTGGAGTACTTCATCTCTACCCACGGTGCGCGTAAAGGTCTGGCGGATACGGCCCTTAAAACAGCCGATGCCGGTTACCTGACACGTCGTCTGGTTGACGTAGCTCAAGACGTTGTTATCAACGATGAGGACTGCGGCACACTGCGTGGTATCGCGACATCTGCACTGAAAGATAACGAGGAAATAGTAGAGCCACTGTTCGACCGTATCCTTGGCCGTACCTCTCTGCACGATGTGTACGATCCGATCAACGATCAACTTATTGTTCGCGCCGGTGCTGAGATCACTGAGCAGCTTGCTCAGCGCATCGACGACAGCGGTATCGATACTGTAGAAATACGTTCGGTACTGACCTGCGAAGCTCGTCGCGGTGTATGTGCTAAGTGTTACGGTAAAAACCTGGCAACCGGTTATATGACGCAGAAGGGTGATGCGGTAGGTATCATCGCTGCCCAGTCTATCGGTGAGCCTGGTACACAGCTGACACTTCGTACCTTCCACGTGGGTGGTGTGGCCGGTTCTTCAGCTATCGAGTCTCAACTCGTTGCTAAGTTCGACGGTACTATCCAGTTCGACGGTCTGCGTACTACAACTTATAAAGATGAAGAAGGTGAAGACGTTATCGTAGTTATCGGTCGTACCGGTGAGGTACGTATCGTTGACGTAGCTAACGATCGCCTGCTGATAACTAACAACATTCCTTACGGTTCTCACCTGAAAGTGAAGAACGGTCAGAAGGTAACTAAAGGAACAGTGATCTGTACATGGGATCCGTTCAACGCCGTTATCGTTTCTGAGGTGAATGGTAAGATCAAACTGGATAACGTTATCGAAGGTGTTACTTATCGCGAAGAGGCCGATGAACAAACAGGTCACCGTGAGAAAGTGGTTATCGAAACAAAAGATAAAACCAAGATTCCTGGTATCATAGTAGAAGGCAAGGAAGAGAAGATGTACAACCTTCCGGTTGGTTCACACATCATTGTAGGCGCAGGTGACGCAGTATACAATGGACAGGTTATCGTGAAGATACCACGTATCATGGGTCGTAGCCGAGATATCACGGGTGGTCTTCCAAGGGTAACTGAACTGTTCGAAGCTCGTAACCCGAGCAACCCGGCTATCGTAGCTGAGATCGACGGTGTAGTAGCCTTTGGTAACATCAAACGTGGTAACCGCGAGATCATTGTGGAATCACGCGAAGGCCTGGTGAAGAAATACCTGGTGCCGCTGACACGTCACATCATGGTTCAGGACGGTGACTTCGTGAAAGCTGGTACCTCACTGTCTGACGGTGCGGTAACTCCGGGCGACATCCTCGCTATCAAAGGACCTTTCGCTGTACAGGAATACCTGGTGAATGAAATTCAAGAGGTTTACCGTTTGCAGGGTGTGAAGATCAACGATAAACACATCGAGGTGATCGTTCGCCAGATGATGCGTAAAGTAACTATCATCGATCCGGGAGATACTAAGTTCCTGGAAGAGGATACAGTTGATAAATTCGACTTCATGGTTGAGAATGACTGGATCTTCGACAAGAAAGTAATTACCGAAGGTGGTGAATCAGATAAACTGCACGCCGGCCAGATCGTTACCCTCCGCGAGATCCGCGAAGAGAACAGCTTGCTGCGCCGCTCTGATAAAAAGCTGGTAGAATACCGCGATGCTAACCCTGCTACATCAGCTCCGCTGCTGTTGGGTATCACAAAAGCATCACTGGGTACACACAGCTGGATATCTGCAGCATCGTTCCAGGAAACTACCAAGGTGCTTTCGCAGGCGTCTATCAACGGTAAGTCTGACGATCTGATGGGTCTGAAAGAAAACGTTATTACCGGTAACCTTATCCCTGCAGGTACAGGTATGCGCGACTTCGACGACATGGTGGTAGGATCGAAAGAAGAATTCGAACTGCTGATGGCAAACCGCGATGTACTCCAGTTCGACGAAGAAGAATAG